The uncultured Methanobrevibacter sp. genome contains a region encoding:
- a CDS encoding arsenate reductase family protein, which yields MLFVQYPKCSTCRKAKKWLDEHNIEYDERHIVEDNPQADELKEWWEKSDLPLKRFFNTSGMKYRELKLKDKLPDMNEDEQFDLLATDGMLVKRPIVVGDDFVLVGFKVKEWEETIL from the coding sequence ATGTTATTCGTACAATACCCTAAATGTTCAACCTGCCGCAAGGCCAAAAAATGGTTGGACGAACACAATATCGAATATGATGAAAGGCATATTGTGGAAGATAATCCGCAGGCCGATGAACTAAAAGAATGGTGGGAAAAATCTGATTTGCCACTTAAAAGGTTTTTCAACACCAGTGGAATGAAATACCGTGAATTGAAACTTAAGGACAAACTTCCTGATATGAATGAGGACGAACAGTTTGATTTGCTTGCAACTGACGGAATGCTTGTCAAAAGACCGATTGTAGTTGGCGATGACTTTGTTCTGGTAGGTTTCAAGGTCAAGGAATGGGAAGAGACAATATTATAG
- a CDS encoding nitroreductase family protein, whose translation MDVMEIIKSRKSVRTFDGEKITDEDKEKLINYAKTIENPYGIPVEFVFIDSSV comes from the coding sequence ATGGATGTTATGGAAATCATCAAAAGCAGAAAGAGCGTCAGGACATTCGACGGTGAGAAAATCACCGATGAGGATAAGGAAAAACTAATAAACTACGCCAAAACGATTGAAAATCCATATGGAATTCCTGTTGAGTTCGTATTTATTGATTCATCCGTATGA
- a CDS encoding nitroreductase family protein: MSSYLLIHPYDLSSPVIEGEDFYIAAKVPRVEHCEEAFGYSFEKLVLYAWSIGIGTTWIGGTLNRELFEMAADTRDDEFMMIVTPVGYPSNTQSKVDANLRNMVKGDERLSFSELFFENDFKTPIDVESDCLEAVRWAPSAANRQPWRIVR; this comes from the coding sequence TTGAGTTCGTATTTATTGATTCATCCGTATGACCTTTCAAGTCCGGTTATTGAAGGTGAAGACTTCTACATTGCAGCCAAGGTGCCACGTGTGGAGCACTGTGAGGAGGCATTCGGATATTCCTTTGAAAAGCTGGTCCTGTATGCATGGAGCATTGGAATCGGTACTACATGGATTGGAGGAACCCTCAATCGTGAACTCTTTGAAATGGCCGCCGATACAAGGGACGATGAGTTCATGATGATTGTGACTCCGGTGGGATATCCTTCAAATACACAGTCAAAGGTTGATGCTAACTTGAGAAATATGGTGAAAGGTGATGAAAGACTGTCGTTCAGTGAACTGTTTTTTGAAAATGACTTCAAAACACCTATTGATGTTGAATCAGACTGTCTTGAGGCTGTACGATGGGCGCCGTCAGCTGCCAACAGACAGCCGTGGAGAATAGTTAGGTAG
- a CDS encoding flavodoxin family protein, whose amino-acid sequence MTKKIIAVNAGPRIGWNTDTLINEAIKGAEAEGAEVEKFNLFRLDKYTGCVSCFACKKEKHKGHCIRRDGLTEVLDKIREADGLIIGSPNYLGEMTASFRAIYERLVFQYITYNADVPCCNEHPIPVLLIMTSNAPDTSYLPLIENYQNVLTDFVGPCEVFVSGETLQLKDYSKTDWPWFFNPEERYERHEKVFPKEKEAVFNKGKELVNRD is encoded by the coding sequence ATGACTAAAAAAATAATTGCAGTAAATGCGGGGCCTAGAATAGGCTGGAATACAGACACACTAATCAATGAAGCTATTAAAGGGGCTGAAGCGGAAGGAGCTGAGGTCGAGAAGTTCAATCTGTTCAGACTAGATAAATACACAGGCTGCGTTTCATGCTTTGCATGCAAAAAGGAAAAGCACAAAGGACATTGCATTCGCCGTGACGGTTTAACAGAAGTATTGGATAAGATCCGTGAGGCAGATGGTCTAATCATTGGCTCACCGAATTATCTTGGGGAGATGACCGCATCTTTCAGGGCAATCTATGAACGTTTGGTTTTCCAGTACATTACATACAATGCTGATGTTCCGTGCTGCAATGAACATCCGATACCTGTTTTACTTATAATGACAAGCAATGCACCGGATACTTCCTATTTGCCATTGATTGAAAACTATCAGAATGTTTTAACCGATTTTGTTGGACCATGTGAAGTATTTGTAAGTGGTGAAACCCTTCAGCTTAAGGATTACAGCAAGACCGACTGGCCATGGTTTTTCAATCCAGAAGAGAGATATGAACGCCATGAAAAGGTCTTTCCAAAGGAAAAAGAGGCTGTATTCAACAAGGGAAAAGAACTTGTCAACCGGGATTAG